From Gimesia panareensis, the proteins below share one genomic window:
- a CDS encoding ECF-type sigma factor, with protein sequence MSLIEETVTQWIDQLKTGDADAAQRLWESYFLEMVEVARKKLQGAPRAVADEEDVALSAFKSFCLGAQNGRFSQVTDRENLWPLLVAITSHKSVDLIRQENRKKRGGSGASGTDSERKRENKPVDFEEIIQHQPSPEFTVQLAEELERLLDLLDKTGDSTLRQVALAKMEGETTTEIAEQLSCARRTVERKLQLITRLWQEDCNL encoded by the coding sequence ATGTCTTTGATTGAAGAGACCGTCACTCAGTGGATTGACCAGTTGAAAACTGGTGATGCTGACGCTGCGCAGCGCTTGTGGGAATCCTATTTTCTGGAGATGGTGGAAGTGGCCCGCAAAAAGCTGCAGGGGGCGCCGCGTGCAGTAGCGGATGAAGAAGATGTGGCTTTGAGCGCTTTTAAAAGTTTTTGCCTGGGAGCGCAGAATGGCCGTTTTTCACAGGTCACCGATCGGGAAAATCTGTGGCCGCTTCTGGTGGCGATTACCTCTCATAAATCTGTCGATCTGATTCGACAGGAGAATCGGAAGAAACGGGGAGGGAGTGGGGCCAGCGGGACAGACTCAGAACGAAAGAGGGAGAACAAACCCGTTGATTTTGAAGAGATCATCCAGCATCAGCCCTCCCCCGAATTTACTGTACAACTGGCTGAAGAACTGGAACGTCTGCTTGATTTATTGGACAAAACCGGCGATTCGACCTTAAGACAGGTTGCGTTGGCTAAAATGGAAGGGGAAACTACTACAGAAATTGCCGAACAGCTGAGCTGCGCTCGTCGCACTGTAGAACGTAAACTTCAGCTGATTACCCGTCTTTGGCAAGAGGATTGCAATTTGTGA
- a CDS encoding bifunctional serine/threonine-protein kinase/formylglycine-generating enzyme family protein: MKSRNGTDFEQLPSDLMLKINQLCDQFEVELRQGDLPSITDWLDHVAVEYREVILKELIPLEVEHRIQTGDLPQVNDYLQVFPMLDQEWLSETIATAQAELKSAATQGNSPASTANTVESYTERIVQSGVLGPEEMTEILGTVERPQSADELAELLTQSGRMTRYQSQMLLEPEGRPLLIGDYLILEPIGSGGMGTVYKAVHRRMKRIVALKVIRADLDQDPERLKRFEREVQTAARLSHPHIVTAYDAGEARGIHYLICEYIDGESLTQLVRDSGPLDFADAMHCLQQIAEGLEYAHAQGVIHRDIKPANILVDDQGDLKILDMGLARLQETSEDILSSGGQTELTSSQIFMGTIDYMAPEQARNTKLADHRSDIYSLGCTFYFLLTGKPVYAGETTVERILAHKEQPIPQLSTVNNQVPEAFNSIFETMLAKDPNQRYANVSELLQDLKNFNATYVAEQTSTLPVKDAGETTHSTEDWASQTTEVQPADSEYTVLAGSDTQRQSPSAGKHRGLIWGGTAILAAVLIVALSRNPEKELSEDSAAGSPEPVPGQSGLVDGKKTQQEYSAKIELPVQESVSIGGGDQPVMLKLSLIPPGEFVMGTEDNVPAAFDALAHSVKLTRPFYIGTTEVTNQLFQSFVNETGYQTDAERAGGYGMIGGSWNRSEDYYWKNLGDLSVQATAPAVNISWNDAVAFCEWLSKKTGDVYRLPTEAEWEYACRAGTQTPWFFGNSPDEMGQYAWFQNNSEGRVYPAKQKLPNAFGLYDVYGNEWEWCQDFYAANYYPSSPSENPTGPAEGSERVRRGGGFQQPASQLTSYVRGHGTPESPSRGAFRVVREIRVD, encoded by the coding sequence GTGAAGTCGCGAAATGGAACAGATTTCGAACAGCTCCCGTCGGATCTGATGCTGAAAATCAATCAGTTGTGTGATCAGTTTGAAGTGGAGCTCAGGCAGGGGGATCTGCCGTCAATTACCGACTGGCTGGATCATGTTGCCGTCGAATATCGCGAAGTGATTCTGAAAGAGCTGATTCCGCTGGAAGTGGAGCATCGGATTCAGACCGGGGACCTTCCCCAGGTCAACGATTACCTGCAAGTGTTTCCCATGCTGGACCAGGAGTGGTTGTCGGAAACCATCGCAACTGCACAAGCGGAATTGAAGTCTGCGGCCACTCAGGGGAACTCTCCAGCTTCCACGGCGAATACCGTTGAGTCCTATACAGAGCGGATTGTTCAATCGGGGGTCCTCGGTCCAGAAGAGATGACCGAGATTCTGGGCACGGTTGAGCGTCCACAGTCTGCCGATGAACTGGCTGAGTTGCTGACACAATCCGGACGAATGACGAGGTATCAGAGCCAGATGCTGCTGGAACCTGAGGGGCGTCCCTTGCTGATAGGTGATTATCTGATTCTGGAACCGATTGGTTCGGGCGGGATGGGGACGGTTTATAAGGCCGTCCATCGTCGTATGAAACGGATCGTCGCACTGAAAGTGATCCGTGCAGACCTGGATCAGGACCCCGAACGGCTGAAGCGATTTGAACGCGAAGTCCAGACAGCAGCACGACTCTCACATCCCCATATCGTGACCGCATACGATGCCGGAGAAGCGCGGGGGATTCATTACCTGATCTGTGAATACATTGATGGAGAAAGTCTGACCCAGCTGGTCCGGGATTCGGGGCCGCTCGATTTTGCAGACGCCATGCATTGTCTGCAACAGATCGCGGAAGGACTGGAATATGCCCACGCACAGGGAGTGATCCATCGGGATATTAAACCGGCTAATATTCTGGTAGATGACCAGGGGGATCTGAAAATTCTGGATATGGGCCTGGCCCGTCTGCAGGAAACATCAGAGGACATCCTGTCCAGTGGTGGGCAGACTGAATTGACCTCCAGCCAGATCTTCATGGGGACCATTGATTATATGGCTCCCGAGCAGGCGCGGAATACAAAGCTGGCCGATCATCGTTCTGACATCTACAGTCTGGGGTGTACGTTCTATTTTCTGTTGACCGGAAAGCCGGTGTATGCGGGAGAAACAACAGTGGAACGGATTCTGGCTCACAAAGAACAGCCAATCCCACAGCTTTCGACAGTCAACAATCAAGTGCCTGAAGCATTTAATTCCATTTTTGAAACGATGCTGGCCAAAGATCCCAACCAGCGGTATGCGAATGTGTCCGAGCTGTTACAGGATTTGAAAAACTTCAATGCCACCTATGTTGCAGAGCAGACAAGCACGTTACCTGTCAAGGATGCCGGGGAAACAACACACTCAACCGAAGACTGGGCCAGCCAGACAACCGAAGTCCAGCCTGCGGACTCTGAATATACGGTGCTGGCAGGGTCTGATACTCAACGGCAGTCTCCCTCAGCTGGTAAACACCGCGGATTGATCTGGGGAGGAACTGCGATTCTGGCTGCGGTTCTGATTGTGGCCCTGTCTCGCAATCCTGAGAAAGAATTGTCGGAAGATTCGGCTGCTGGTTCTCCAGAACCTGTTCCCGGTCAGAGCGGCTTGGTTGACGGAAAGAAAACCCAACAGGAATATTCCGCGAAGATTGAACTCCCGGTTCAGGAAAGTGTCAGCATCGGGGGAGGTGACCAGCCCGTCATGCTCAAACTGTCGCTGATTCCCCCGGGGGAATTCGTCATGGGAACCGAGGATAATGTTCCCGCAGCCTTTGATGCCCTCGCTCATTCTGTGAAGCTGACGCGTCCGTTTTATATCGGTACCACAGAAGTGACCAATCAACTGTTTCAGAGTTTTGTGAATGAAACTGGTTACCAAACCGATGCAGAACGGGCTGGTGGATATGGAATGATTGGTGGCAGCTGGAACAGATCAGAAGATTATTACTGGAAAAATCTGGGAGATCTCTCGGTTCAGGCAACAGCTCCTGCTGTTAACATCAGCTGGAATGATGCAGTCGCATTCTGTGAGTGGCTCTCAAAAAAAACGGGAGACGTCTATCGTCTGCCGACCGAAGCAGAATGGGAATATGCCTGCCGTGCCGGTACTCAGACTCCCTGGTTTTTTGGAAACAGTCCGGATGAAATGGGGCAGTATGCCTGGTTTCAGAATAATTCCGAAGGCAGAGTCTACCCCGCAAAACAGAAGCTCCCCAACGCGTTCGGTCTATACGATGTGTACGGGAATGAGTGGGAATGGTGTCAGGATTTCTACGCTGCCAACTATTATCCGAGCTCTCCCAGCGAAAATCCGACAGGTCCTGCAGAGGGGAGCGAGCGGGTTCGGCGTGGTGGCGGATTTCAACAACCGGCCAGTCAGCTGACATCTTATGTCCGCGGCCACGGCACCCCCGAGTCCCCCTCACGCGGGGCTTTCCGGGTGGTACGCGAAATCCGAGTCGACTAA